In Paraglaciecola sp. T6c, the sequence TTGGCTGCGGCCCAATCTTGCTATGATGAAGCGTGCTACTGCGTCGGCAGCGCCTGTGTCTTCCATGAATTTACCAAACAAGGAGCCAAGCAAAAACATGAAAAACCAAGAAGCAATAAATCCAGAGAAACCCTGCATATAGCTACTGACAAAATTAACATCGCCGATAAAAATCGGGATACCACTGGTAAGCGCGACAATAAGTGCGCACAAGGGGGCGGCGATAAACAAGTTCATGCCACGAATAGTGAGCACTATTAGCAGCAACAACCCGCCTATCAAACCAATTAAACTGAGCATATTATCTTCCTTTAAATGAATACTTGTGACCGCAAGCAAACACGTAAAGTGATGGTGCAAGTGTGTCTTAGCCCAATGAAATTGCCCATAGTACTATGGTACTAAGGACGGCCTGGCAAAACTCGATTAAGGTATTTACGACCGCAGCAAGCAGACAATGAAAAAAACGAAATACTGCAATCAAGGACACACTATGAATAAACAACGATTCACCCAATCCCTTATCGCTGGCGCTGTTGCATCAGTGTTGTGTTACCAACCAGCGTTAATGGCTCAAGAAGCAGATAACGCCACTCAGGCTGAGAAAAAAGGGCTAGAGCGTATTGAAGTCACAGCGCGTAAAACCGTAGAAAGCCTGCAAGAAGTGCCTATTTCTGTTACATCTCTTGGTGCCGTTGAGTTAGATGAAAAGGGAATTTCGGTTATCACTGAAATCCAGCAATTCTCACCCAATACCACTTTGCAAAATAGCCGCGGCACCAATTCGACGCTCACTGCGTTTATTCGTGGTGTGGGCCAACAAGATCCACTTTGGGGTTACGAACCAGGCGTGGGTATCTACATTGATGATGTTTACGTGGCGAGGCCTCAAGGCGCTGTATTAGATTTACTCGATGTTGAACGTATTGAAGTACTCCGCGGCCCACAAGGCACGCTATATGGTAAAAATACCATAGGCGGCGCGATAAAATACGTGACGAAGCCCATGAGCGGCGACCCCACCTTGAACATTCAAGGCACCGTAGGCAGCTATTCACAGCGGGATATCAAGCTTACTGGGCAGTTTCCCGTCATCGAAGACAAGCTTTATGTAGGTTTTGGGATCGCAGATTTAACTCGCGACGGGTATGGTGAATACCTTGAATCGGCTCTTGAAGGGCAAGACTTAGAAAACTACAACAAAGACTTAACCGCGGCTCGGGTGACGGTGGAATTTACCCCATCAGATGATTTGTTTTTTCGCTTCGCGTGGGACAAAACCGAAGATGACTCTAATGCCAAAGGCGGTTATCGCTTATTGCCAAGTCGTTTGACTGATGCCCCCGTACCCAATAGCGTATTTGATTCTTACACCAGTTTACCCACTGAAAACAATGTTGAGCTCGAAGGGTATAGCTTGACGGCCAATTGGGATGTAAATGATGATATCAGCTTAAAATACATAGGCGCACATCGTGAAAGTTACTCGCCAACCAATATTGATTTTGATAACACAGCCATAGATATTTTTGATGTACCCGCCATTTATGAAGATGAAAATGACACTCACGAACTGCAATTAGCATACGCCGGTGATGGGTTTAACGCCGTGGGAGGTATTTATTATTATGACGGTGAATCGTGTGGTCAATTTGAAGCCATACTGGGCTTTCTTGGTCGCGCCGCATTCGGCGTACCTGGTTTAACCCGCGAAGTGTCTGGCTGTAACAACAGCGAAAGTATTGCCGCGTACGTGCAGTCATCTATTGATGTGACCGAGCAACTGTCATTAACCCTTGGCGCACGTTATACCGATGAAGAAAAGCAAGCCACAGTTCGCAATGGTCTAATTTTCGACAACGTATACCCAGAGTCGAACTGGATCCCAGGTTACGTGCGCCCAGAAGGTGAAATAGTGCCACAAGTTTTGGGCAGCGATTCTGACGGTGACGGTATTTTGGATGCTCCAGCAAAAGAAAGCTGGTCACGCTTTACACCCCGCGTAGGCGTTGAATATCAAGTGGATAATGATTTGATGTTTTTTGCCAGTTATTCACAAGGCTTTAAATCTGGTACTTACAATCCAAGAGCGACCATCAACGAGCCAGCGGTCGACCCAGAAGTAGTAGATTCGTTTGAGCTTGGCATGAAAAGCGACTGGAACGATAATTTACGGGCAAATGTTACTTTATTCGCTTTAGAGCATAACGACCGCCAGTACATCTCAGTGTTGCCCGTTACGTCACCTGAAGACTTACAACAAATCTTGGGTAATGTGGGTAAATCTAAAGCCAAAGGGGTTGAAGCTGAAATTACTTATGCCGCTACCGATGAGCTAACCTTTGATGTGTCACTAGGGTACATCGATGCTGAATTTGAAGAGGTATTCCAAGAGACACTGGAAGGGCGAGTCGATGTAGCCGATACCTTTGCTATCTCGAACACTCCTGAGTACACAGCCAATTTCGCTGCTAACTACCTACTTAGCACAGACATGGGCGATTTTGTTTTTAATGCTAACTACTACTACCGTGATGACTATACGATTACGGAAACGTCAAACAGTTTGATCACCCAAGACGGATACGGTTTAGTCAACTTAAGCGTGTCGTGGCAAAGCGAGGACGGCAACTGGTATGGTGGCATTCATGCTAAAAATCTGACCGATGAGGAATACGTAGTGGGTGGCTATCAGTTTGTGGTAGAAAACCCTGATGATCCTACAGGTTATACAGCCGGCACAGGTGGTGATAATACGTTAATTGGTTATTACGGCGACCCACGCACGATCAGCTTAACGGTTGGCTATCGCTTTTAGTCGCAAAACCAAAAAGGGCGCGGGTGAACGTTTATTTTCACCTCGCCTGATTTCAAATAGACACGCGCACGATAAAAATAAGCATAAGGCGTGAAATGGTAATGACGTTTGGCAGTGAAAACTGCCTTTTTTCGTCTAGGCAACTTACCGTACTGCTCAGCAAACCACTGCAAACCCACTTATTAACTGTAAATTTGATGTAATTAACAAGGACAAGTGATAAATTTATTAAAAATCAGGTAGCTAGCGTCCAGACGTTATCCTACCCAGTGACAAATAAGCCTCCTTATTGATAACCGAGTACCTATAATGCACGCTAAAGCCATCGTTGCTGACGACCATCCCTTGTTTCGTAGCGCCATGAAACAGGCCATTCAAGGTGTATTGGGGAACGATATTCTTGAGTCTGCTTCCTATCAACAAACTATCGACTTATTAAAGCTACACAGTGACGTAGAGCTGATTTTTTTGGATTTGAACATGCCGGGCAATGACGGTCTAACAGGCTTGACTATGATCCGAAGTCAT encodes:
- a CDS encoding TonB-dependent receptor — protein: MNKQRFTQSLIAGAVASVLCYQPALMAQEADNATQAEKKGLERIEVTARKTVESLQEVPISVTSLGAVELDEKGISVITEIQQFSPNTTLQNSRGTNSTLTAFIRGVGQQDPLWGYEPGVGIYIDDVYVARPQGAVLDLLDVERIEVLRGPQGTLYGKNTIGGAIKYVTKPMSGDPTLNIQGTVGSYSQRDIKLTGQFPVIEDKLYVGFGIADLTRDGYGEYLESALEGQDLENYNKDLTAARVTVEFTPSDDLFFRFAWDKTEDDSNAKGGYRLLPSRLTDAPVPNSVFDSYTSLPTENNVELEGYSLTANWDVNDDISLKYIGAHRESYSPTNIDFDNTAIDIFDVPAIYEDENDTHELQLAYAGDGFNAVGGIYYYDGESCGQFEAILGFLGRAAFGVPGLTREVSGCNNSESIAAYVQSSIDVTEQLSLTLGARYTDEEKQATVRNGLIFDNVYPESNWIPGYVRPEGEIVPQVLGSDSDGDGILDAPAKESWSRFTPRVGVEYQVDNDLMFFASYSQGFKSGTYNPRATINEPAVDPEVVDSFELGMKSDWNDNLRANVTLFALEHNDRQYISVLPVTSPEDLQQILGNVGKSKAKGVEAEITYAATDELTFDVSLGYIDAEFEEVFQETLEGRVDVADTFAISNTPEYTANFAANYLLSTDMGDFVFNANYYYRDDYTITETSNSLITQDGYGLVNLSVSWQSEDGNWYGGIHAKNLTDEEYVVGGYQFVVENPDDPTGYTAGTGGDNTLIGYYGDPRTISLTVGYRF